The DNA segment GCTAGGCTGGCTCGATGCGGGAGACACCTGAGGAGATCGCCGGGCTTCAAGCGCTGCTGGACGCCTCGCTGGCCGGCTCCACCGCCCACCTGCGGTCGGTCTACTCGGACCGGACCATCACCGCCGCCCAGCTGGCGAGCGTCCTGACCGGCATGTGCACGCTCGCGCTGTCCACCGTGACCGCCAAGGGTGAGCCCCGCATCAGCGCCGTCGACGGGCACTTCCTGCACGCCGAGTGGTATTTCGGGACGGCCCGGACCGCGGCGAAGGCCCGTCACCTGGCGGCCCGGCCGGCGGCCAGCGTCGCCCACCTGCGCGGTGACGACCTGGGCGTGTTCGTGCACGGGACCGCGGCGGTCGTCGAGCCGGGGAGCGAGGGCTGGCCGGAGCTGCTGGCCTACCTCCGGGACTTCTACGGCCACGACGCCTTCGACTGGGAGAACGAGGTCGTCTACTACCGCCTGCTGCCGCACTGGATGACGGTCTACGCCCCCGACCTCACCAAGCTGATCTGACCCAGCTCCCGGGTGCAGCGGGTCAACGCGACGCAGAGCCCGTTCCACCGCCGACGAGACGGTGGCCGCCGGGATGACATGGAAGTCGCCGTCCCAGCGCAGGGGCGGCGAGTCGAGGAATCGCTGTTCCTCATCGACGGCGGATCGGTGGCCCGGCATGGCGGAAACAGCAGGTCCGCGTTTCCGCCACCCGCCCGTCATTGTCGTTTCAGTCTCGGTGGCTCGTCATCTCCCGGGCCGCCGTGTCTTCGATGCCGAGGTGACGATTCACGAATCGTGCGGGCATTGTGCGTCGCAGGAACCGAGCGGGATCAGCACATCGGCGCTGTCCCGGTCCTTCGGGTAGAAGCCGTCGAAGCTGACCGCCACCCAGTCGTCCTGCGGCGGTGTCGCCCAGTCGACGCGGTGGGTCGCGAAATAGTCGACGGACTGGTCGGTGCGCGGGTTCCAATAGGGGACGGAGAGCAGGTAGCGGCCCTCGTCCGCGCCGGGCATGGAGACCGTGTGCGGGTTGCGGGGGACGTCGAACATCCAGTCCAGGATCGCGGTCTCCGGCTCGGGAACGTCCAGGCCGGCGGCGCCTTCGGCGTGCTCGACGTCGGCCAGGCGATCGAGGGATCCCGACGGGTCGAAGGGCCGGCCGTCGAGGGTCATGCCGTTCTGCCAGGGTGCGCCGCCCCGGGTGGGTGGAGGGGAGACGGCCTGGATCCGGCGGAACAGGGCCGGCGGCGGGTCGTCGGCGGCGACCTCGGCGGGAGCGTAGGGATAATCGACGGGCCCGGCGAACGAGAATCGCAGCGAATGGACGCAGGCGCCGTGCAGTTCGAAGACGGCGTCACTCAGAGGCTGACTCATGTTGATCTCCTAACGGCAATTCTCGTCGCAGGCGCCCAGCGGGATGAGGA comes from the Actinoplanes sp. OR16 genome and includes:
- a CDS encoding pyridoxamine 5'-phosphate oxidase family protein — its product is MRETPEEIAGLQALLDASLAGSTAHLRSVYSDRTITAAQLASVLTGMCTLALSTVTAKGEPRISAVDGHFLHAEWYFGTARTAAKARHLAARPAASVAHLRGDDLGVFVHGTAAVVEPGSEGWPELLAYLRDFYGHDAFDWENEVVYYRLLPHWMTVYAPDLTKLI